A segment of the Candidatus Aminicenantes bacterium genome:
GGCAAACCGCTGGTGCTGTTCGTCGACGAGATACACCACTTCAACCGTAACATCCAGGACGCTTTCCTGCCCTACGTCGAGCGCGGCGACATCATCCTGCTGGGGACCACCACCGAGAATCCGGCCTACAAGATCAACCGCGCCCTGCTTTCGCGTTTGAAGATCCTGGAACTGTTCCCGCTGAAGGAGGAGCACCTGAGGCGCATCCTGGCCCGGGCGCTGGCTTTCATCGCCACGCGCGGCGGCGCTTCCTTACGCTTCACCCCCGAGGCCGAGGCGGTGGTGGTCGGCTACAGCAACGGCGACAGCCGGCGCCTGCTCAACCTGGTGGAGATCGTCTTCCAGACGGCCGACCTGGGAAAGCCGGTCGGCGATGCCGCTGTTTTCGACATCATCCAGAACAAGGTCGCGGGCTACGACCGCACGGGCGACGACCGCTACCAGCTCATCTCGGCGCTGCACAAGAGCGTGCGCAACTCCGACGTCGACGCCGCGCTCTTCTGGCTCTACCGCATGCTCGAGGGCGGCGAGGATCCGCTGTACATCCTGCGGCGCATGGTGCGCATGGCCGTGGAGGACATCGGCCTGGCCGACCCCGACGCCCTGCGCATCTGCCTCAATGCCAAGCAGGCTTACGAATTCCTGGGTTCCCCGGAAGGCGATTTGTTCCTGAGCGAAGCGGCGGTGTACTTAGCCCTGGCGCCCAAGAGCAATGCTCTGTATGTGGCCGACGGCAAAATGAAGTCGCTCGCCGAAAAATACAAGATGCTGCCCGTGCCTCTG
Coding sequences within it:
- a CDS encoding replication-associated recombination protein A; translation: MNHDFFPLADKLRPQRLADFEGQEHLTGQRKVIQAMVRGGSLASMIFWGPPGSGKTTLARILVRETAYPSAEFSATVSGIGEIKKLMEKSLAARRERGKPLVLFVDEIHHFNRNIQDAFLPYVERGDIILLGTTTENPAYKINRALLSRLKILELFPLKEEHLRRILARALAFIATRGGASLRFTPEAEAVVVGYSNGDSRRLLNLVEIVFQTADLGKPVGDAAVFDIIQNKVAGYDRTGDDRYQLISALHKSVRNSDVDAALFWLYRMLEGGEDPLYILRRMVRMAVEDIGLADPDALRICLNAKQAYEFLGSPEGDLFLSEAAVYLALAPKSNALYVADGKMKSLAEKYKMLPVPLSIVNPDNFIAAGKGAGKGYVYAHDLPEKTSLLRTLPDGVVERGFYEPGSMGFEKHIRERLAYWKKVKAEMSKTGGKDDVEG